In Citrus sinensis cultivar Valencia sweet orange chromosome 3, DVS_A1.0, whole genome shotgun sequence, the sequence TAATATCAGCAGGCAGTTCTGTGAGTCAGGGAGATAAGTGGGCGTTGAAAGTGATTAAATTTTGTCAACTATGAGTAATGTTGAAGGCTTTAAACACTTGACAACTACGGTGGTGGAAGCAGCTAATTGTAAGCTCAAACAACTTCCTTACTGTTAAAGTGCTTTTGGCGGATGGGTCTTCAGTTTTCAGATACAGATCTTGTTCATTAATTGTACCTTCTCTCTGCATACTCGAATCCTTGTCTGTTTTCCAAAGGGtcactaaaatgaaaatagtgaGAGGCCAATAGGTATAGTCGTAGTATTCTAGAATTCAAACGTAGTACATCGAAATGACTTGCTATTGTGAGTTTTTACTTTTGATCCAGGAAGGGAAACTGTTGTTTTACTTTTGCCTAAAGCATTGTGTCCAATGGTCACCTGTCTGCTTACTGTTTTGCAAACAATTAAAACTTTAGGACGATGATATCTTATGATAGGGCAAAATTATGTTGCAACTGTGGTATGGTACTACAGTTGTTTTCAGCCGTTGGATCCACAGTTGTATAGTTACATTAATTGGATCTAATGATTGAAAGCAACTGTGATATCATACCACAGTTGCAACATAGCTGGACCCCTTatgataatatgaaaagtTGAAAATGAGTAATGCTTTTTACAACCATTTAATATCCttataaaatctcattttttaaCCATAGTTGTATGGTTAgaataaattacataaaaggaTTATCATGAATTGAATTAAAcacttttataaaaattatgaaccctaactatttataaatttataatataatcgatttcttctttttttggatgaaatcaaaataattttgaatcaaTAGAGAGATGAATCACCTGATAATAAGATACGTTTGTGATTTAGTTACTTTAGTCTAGATAATAacagaattaattaaaactctattgtaatttttttattcttttttgtaatttctgtcaaagaaagaattacaaatataaaaaagagtGTTTCGTAAAAGTTTTAAGGGGGTGGTGGAAGCGCAACCCTATGAAAATCTATACATTCATTTTGTGAACATGAATTTGGGGCCTGAGAGGGAATAACAAAGAGGCCCCCAAAGTGACCAAAGACATCTTATTTGAGATTTCGGATTTCATATTGTTACTATAAATAAGGttaatgctaagttacatgcatgtaccttacaaccctctcacatgaatagtgaatAATGTGGGTCCactcactattcatgtgagagggttgtaaggtacatgcatgtaacttagaggAATCCTATAAATAATATCTTGACAGCGTCATCAAATATACTTGGAACATCCCATTGCCACTATTCTTCTGAAAGGCAGGCGGGGTAAAGCAAAACTTgccctttcttcttcttcttctttttttttttctttttcagcgGTTGAAAATGCATTTGGCCTCTGATTGACagataaaaggaaaaaggactGGTGAATTTGTCCTCTATTGAAAGATCCATTATCTATGACGAAGGAAAGAATGTGCTAAATTGTACCATTAGTTGCACATATTcgtaagttatttttttttataaaatgtgaatggagtaaaaaaaagtttctctGTAAgggttatttatttgaatatgtattttataaaatttaatataataatataagtctcagctatatatatatgattataaatattaatataatatttgttataataataattataaatatttgtataatataataatctaatatataattaatatttaaaaaaaaagttgcacATAGGAATCCCACACTCGCTTTGCTAAGGGCAATTGTCAGTTACCCATTAAATGCTTGGGCAACTAACATAGTTGCAATAGTTGCAAATTTCAATTGGGCAAAGTTAGACATGGAATGGGCTATGTATCTAACTAGAAAAATCATTAGATTAGAGGAATCTTGGGATAAATAATTCGTTGGAGGACCatgttgaaaattgaaatattcaGTAATATAAAAAGAGAGGGAATCTGGCAAATGTAGACGCCTGGAAGGCATGCAActgataatattaaattattcagGACCCTCGTTGAAATTGTACCTGCCAATGCCACTGTTATTGCAATAGCATTTTTTAGTTGTCATCATTATCTCCGTGTTTCACTCATTCATGTCTCAAACCATTTTTGCTTCAAGCAAGCTGACTCTTCTTTATCTCAGTATCTCTCTCCAGTgataaagaagaagataagAGCCCAAGAAAacccaaaagagaaaaaaaaaatgtcttcaCCAAGCAAACGTCGAGAGATGGACTTGATGAAGCTGTTAGTAATCATTTATCaatctttttcaattatattcattttccttGGTTGAAAgctttttctgatttttttttttttgctttttttttttctttggtggGGTTTGTTTGAATAGGATGATGAGCGATTACAAAGTGGAGATGATCAATGATGGCATTCAGGAGTTCTATGTACATTTTCAGGGACCTAATGAAAGTAAATTCTTTAATACCCgcttatttatctttattttgtaattttttcacttttttagttgttttttgtatttttttgagCTAGTTATGAAATTAACTTCATTGAGTTTGCGCGACGTATTTCGGCTTTCTTTCTTGATTTAGCTATGTTGACCATCTGTTGATGACTGTCTTTCCTGAGCTTGTATAATTAGAGAATACAGATGCTTTTTAATAACTAGATTCCATAGTCTTAtgcaatttttatatttttcaaatttgtataCTTTCCAATTGGCATAGTGTTTGAGTTTGTTCTTGATTaccaatttttaatttccttcagTATCAACCATTTCTACCCTGCAAGTATTATTGAGTAATTGGCTACCTGAGTGCTTAGAAAAAATGTAGATTTACTGTTTCTGATAGTTCTCAATGGTTTTAATATTAATCTTGTTGTTGCTTtctaatagattttttattattaatttttgaaaatggcAGGTCCTTATCATGGAGGTGTATGGAGGATAAGAGTTGAGCTGCCAGATGCTTATCCATATAAATCTCCCTCGATAGGCTTTGTCAATAAGATCTACCATCCGAACATTGATGAGATGTGGGTAATTGAATACTTAAAATTCTCTTATTTTCCATATCAGTAGTTCATTGCATTTATTTGCTTAGTGAGGATCGTTTGTGAGTTTTAAGCATCTTGTTGTTCTCTAATTTCAGGTCAGGCTCAGTTTGTTTGGATGTTATTAACCAGACCTGGAGCCCCATGTTTGGTAATGATGTTTATTAGTTGAGATAATAGGAAAGCAGCTTTCCAATTGTGTTTAGAGCCATttcttacaaaaaaaaaaacacctttTTGTTCCAGACCTAGTGAATGTGTTTGAAGTATTCCTGCCACAGCTTCTTCTTTATCCCAACCCATCAGACCCATTGAATGGTGATGCTGCAGCACTGCTGATGCGTGATCGAGCTGCTTATGAACAAAGAGTTAAAGGTATTGAACACTTTCTTTATCATTCCTTGCAATGGCAATAAGCATGCACCTTAACTGAAAATTTGTTTCCACCGGTGCTTGCTAATTTTTCAATCTCTTTGCTGGTCTCCTTTCATTTCCTTCTTGCTGGATTTCATGTGCTGTAAATTTgatgtaaaattttctttcaatcatTATGTTTCTTGGGAACATTGGAAGTTTGACCTGGAACAGCTAATCTGCTTGAGATGATATTTTTGAGTTGTGTGTTTcattctctgaattagttgTGTGCTATGAAGGAACTAAGGGACTACCTGCATTTATTAAGAATGAAACACCGTTGGACTTCGGAAATCTTGTTTCACCATCTGTAAATGTTATACATGGATGAAGCTTCTCTATGATGGATAAAAAGAATACTATATTTAAGCTTTATGGATAGGGCTCGATCTCTTGAGTCAATTTCTATATTGTTGTGGATCCATCTGTGAGATATGTTTTCTCCACTAGATGAAAACTCATCTAGCATGAAGGTGGTATAGTTTATTAATGCCTCATTGATACATTGTTTTGCTGTTGCAATTGTTTGTTCCAGAGTATAGAGAGAAATATGCCAAGGCAGAAGACATAGAAGCTGCCCCAGATGAAAACTCCAGTGACGAGGAGATGAGTGAAGATGAATACAATTCTAGTGATGATGCAATGGCTGGGAAAGCTGACCCGTAGCTGTTCATCTTGGGTTCTCAACAATTGTTATGTTGTATATCATGTTGCTAATTTCGTTTGCAATCTCAACttgcatataaaaaataaaattatagagCGGAATGAAACTCCAACCCATTGCTGTAGATGTTTGCTGGTAATGTTAAATTTCTCACTTTTATCGATGTAGATACTAAATAATTCACGATTATATTTTAGCACTGAGCTACATGTTACATTCGCAAACGAGGTGGTATCCTTTTCGTTCGTTTCGATAGGAGTtgtggacctatttgaaaaacTATGCTCTTAActaagaaattatgaaaattaggGACCCGGATGTTATTTGCCGCACTCTCTAGAAAATTGTAAACCTTTTTATGGAAGCAGGTTCCACTTAACACGGTGAAAGCCTGAAAGGACTGACAGTTGTTATAAGCACATATCAATTGATTAATCATCAACAGTCAATCCAGGAATAATTTGCGAATTCGAATTCCATTACTATGGGTCTGTATGTCACAGTTGAATTACCAAAATTTTGCATGGAATTTCAAAGCATGGAAGGAATTCTAACAAGCgaacaaaatattgaaagatGGTGGCGGGCAAAGTTCTTGAGAGCTACAAAAAACTTATATTACattgttattgtttggttTAAGTCATTAGactaatcaaattcaaatgtaGGCAGAGGCTCAAAGAAATAATGACGTTAAAGCTCAGTAGATGAATCTTAAAATAACACTATTGAGGGGGCCGAGCAACTTAACCTGCAAGATGCAGGTATGAAACTACCGGATTCCAATAATGGATAAGCAGGTTTACAATGGCGAATCAAAGACCTACACTATGTTAACAGTATGAACTAACTGCACTTGTACAGGCCTGCCTGGAAGGGCTGGCTGCTTGTACACTGCATTTTGTACCCAACAGCaacaatttttcctttttttccctaatTACAAAGACATTATCTATCCTCCAAACCAATTCATAATTGACTTGGCCGCCTTTTGCCAGCATCTGTTCTCAACCTCTTAACAGGATTTGCCCAACCAACAGCCCCGCTACCACCATTTGCTGGTTGAGCAGGCTGGTTGGCCCACCCATGCTGGTGGGTAGTTTGCTGAGTATGACGCATATCCTTAGGTACCAAACCTAGACCTGGACTTTTGATATTACGACCCAAGCTAGGTGGTGAGACAGGGCCAGATACAGATCTTGGCTTCACCACTGACTTTTCCCtgtcttttctcttcttcttgcaGATAACCAGCTCCCCTGGATGTGGAGAATCATCCGGCTGAGATTGCTCTCGACTACTGCCACTTCCACTTCCAAGCCTTGATTCCTTCTGTGGTATTTGGACTCTAATCCTACTGTCTTCACTAACAGGAACAGATCCACGTTGTGGTGGCTTTTGGGGAGGACTAGGACCAGGTTCCATCTCGTTTATTATCTTGTGCCTCTTACTTTGGCCAACAGTGGTTTGTCTTGGAGACGGCGTAGAGACAGAGGTAGATAGTGGGCCAGTGAAAGAGAGTGCACTTCTGGCTTCTCGAAAATCTGTATCCGGAAATGCAATCTTCAATAAATCGAAAAACAGATCATGAACTTTCCTTGCTTCTGATCTAACCTGTAGAATATAGTCATATGTTAATATAAAACTATGAGGATAAAAAAACTTGCCCCATAACATTGTGCATTCATCTAAAGATACTATTAAAATGCAACTGTATGACAATAGTCATATGTTAATATACAACTAAGAGGATAGAAAACTTGCCCAATAACATCAGGCATTTATCTGAAAATACTATTAAAATGCATCAGCAGGCATACAGATGTGCTAGTTACAATGAGCAACCATACCTCATGTGAAAAGCCATAAAACTGCATTGCACCCTTTAACATAAACTGCACATCAGACACCAGCTCCATCACTCCATTATACTCTAGCCTGTCAACACGCTGATCAATCTTCCGTAAatccaaaatattatttccaGCTCCACTCACGTAACCAGAAGTTTCAATTCTCTTCCACAAATCAGTTAGCAGGGGTACAATTTGATGCCCTTCTTTCTCGATTCTCCTTTGGAGCTTACTAATTACATTCTTGCACTGTGGACATGAGAACTTTCAAGTTATTTCGCTATATGTAAAGCATGAACAGCGATGAATGAGCAAAGAAGACGAGGGGAAAAAAGAAGGTTATAAACAGTTAAGTTATTCTCTAATACACAGATTTGAAATTATACAACCATATCCTGACTCTTCTCTCTCACCCTGACAGGAAAAAAGACCTCTACTGTACcatccccaaaaaaaaagggacaaTTGCtaggaaaaggaaaatgctTAAAACCAGTATATCAGCCAATAATTCACCCGCATGCTAGGACTTAGCTACTACAACATTATTGAAAGAATTCCTAAGTGTGGCCTCAGAAAAATTTCCTTTTGAGCTACAGCAATCACATAAGTCTatcctaaaaataataataataataaccaaataaataaataaaatcaaataagaataatgataTATACATCCCAAATTGTTTCCCAGCATTTCATCCCAAATTATGTCGCATTTGATGAGTCATTCATCAAGTAGCTGCTAGATTTTCACAAGTTCCAATTGAATTATATCACTTCATCCACTTGATGAATGCTACATCATTTGGGATAATTTTGGGATGTCTAGCACTACTCTGAGTAACTGATTTAACATTCTTCACATAACAGATTCAATATATTCTTCTACGTAATATGAACGAAAACAGATAATCAGGAGAACGTAGTACAGTAGGAAGAGAAACTATAGCTACCACAAAAGATGGCCAGAAGCAACAAACTATCAAACATTCATCATTATATGCACATAATATTCGTACCATACAAAAAGGCGCCACAAGTAGCTTCTTTAATGTCATACCATGAAATCTTAGTTTTCCCTTCCGCCAAGTTGGATTCACATATCAACACATCAGAACTGAATACCAAAAGTATGTTACATGTACTCTAGTGATCAAGATACCAAACAACAAATTCAAATAGGAACAGTTGTGAGAGAAAATCCCAATGTGCAGATTAACAAGGTAAAAGCATTGCCACAGATTCACAGAAAGACAACAAGGCTCCAGGTCAATTAAATCTACATTACTAATATAGAGAAGGAAGATTGGTAGAGAAATGATAGAAACAAAGACTGAGaagaaaatcataaacatTTCAAAAACCATAATGTAGCAGAGATACAGTACATACCCTCCTCTGGATGACATCAGACATCTTAGCACTAAAATTTGAGGAACCACTAGCATTCGCAATTTTCCCATCCCAACTTTCTTTGAAGTGATCAGCAGCATCTTCTGTATGACCAGGCATGCAATTCAATCGACCAGTTTTCAGTGAAGCACGCGACTTTGGGGCATTAGCTATTTTCCGTGAAGGTAAGTTCCGCCTACTTTTCGAAGATGGCTCACTTTGATCATGCCTGAGAGAATTGGATTCCCCGTGTGCTTTCATTTCAGTATCAGTCCTTAACTGTGCTGGATATTTGTTGTCCATTTGGAAGGGCAAGAGAGATGAATCACCGCGATGGAGAGGTGTGTCGGTGCAAGACCTCTCCTCTGGCCTTTCAACAGTATGACGGGGTCGAACTCGAATACTACGCTTTCGTTTGATCTTAGGCTGCAAAACCTGTTCATCTTCACCTTCGTCACGATCATGAGTCCAACTTCCAGATTGCTGGTGGTCCATGTGAGAATCTCCAGATACTGCAATCTCTCCCTCTTCTAACTCATCTGGCTGGAGAAATGAACAAGACCAAAATTAACAGATGCACTTCACAATCTAATGAAAACAATAGTTAACAAAGAGTGGAACATACCATCCTCTTTGAAAGAGAACCTGGCCTAGCTTCTAATGCAGACAGAGACCCAAATTTCTGAGGGGAAACAGGAGATACTATCTGTGTCAATCTTCGACTGTTCGAAGATGATCCTGAAGAACCAGCTTCCTCAACTACATGATTGTTTCTTGTGTTTTCTGAAGGCCGGAGATAGTCATAACCACCTTCGCAAACTGGACCATCTTCTTCTGATTGGTCTTTGTTACTCAGTGGTGCCCCAACAGCACCACTGTATTCATCATCTTCAAACTCTccaatttctccctcttcttccTGCACAGGATATCCATTCCTCTCATCAGAGCTTGCTTCAGAATATTCTCCAATTTCATCATCAACTTCCTTGTAATTAGGATACTTTTTCCCCTTGGGTcccctttttctttctgtttCAATTTCACCAGAATCCACACCAATATTGCTACCAAACAAAATATTCTTTGATGGCTTTTTGGATAAATTAGCAATAGTAGCATTCACTTCCTTTGTACTGGCTCGAAGCCACTTCGGTACCTGGTCATATCTTGTCATCTCCTCAATCCAACCAAACTCTTCATCCATTTGATCAAACAATTCTACTTCATCTTCACTTCTAGCAATCATCCGATTTACCTCCTGCAGTGATGGAACATCATGCACAGTTTCTTGGTACCTTTCCTCATCATGTAATAATGTCTCCAAAGTCATACGCCTCTCTTCATGAGTTGTTCTCTGATCAAATCGTCCAGCATTGATGACCTCATCAGCCATGTCAATCTTATACTGCTGAATGTTATTCCTTATGAGGCCCTCAATAGATCCAATATATCGATCCTTACCTGCAAGATCATCCTCTAAATCAACTGTACCTCCACTTCTTAGTTCATCCTCTTTTTGGTGACTCGAAATtttgtcaacaactgcttccATATAAATGACCTTAACTTCTCTTTTCTGTCCAATGCGGTGGGCTCTAGCAACTGCCTGTTCCTCATTTTTTGGGTTAGGATCGGGATCATAAATGATGACTGTGTCAGCAGACTGAAGATTAAGACCACGTCCAGCGGCACGAATACTAAGCAGGAATATAAAGCAGTCTGAATCATGGCTATTAAAGTCCACAATAGCTGATTCACGATCTTCTAAACTAGTAGTTCCATCAATTCGCCTGTACACAAGTTGCCGCCATTGTAGATATTCCTCCAGGATATCAAGAAGCTTGGTCATGGTGCTAAACAGCAGTACTCTATGCCCCGTTCTCTGAAGTTTTATAAGGATCCTATCCAGGATCCATAATTTCCCACATGATTTTACAAGAAAATCTTTGGATAAGTCACTGAAATATGGATAGTTTAGCAAAGGATGATTGCAAGTTTTACGAAGCTCCATACATCTGTTATTAAGAGTTTTATACACCTTGGCCTGGTATATGGGATTTTTTTGAACCCTTCTCTTCTCATCTTCAGGATCAACCCGAAGAGTACCAGTGGCTTTGATCCAATCATAAATAGCACTCTGAATAGCTGACATTCTACACCTTAAAACTATTGAGACCTGCAATCCAGAAATGGTATTACATGTCAGGAACTCAAAGGAGGGGATCCACAGGGGTAGAACAACATTAGAGCCCTTAGTCTATCCATTTAATtgcaatttttatgttttctctTCTGACATCTTAACCCCAATTTGAACAAGTGGCTCTACAACTATTATTTCTTGTTTCTGACATTTTGGCTCCTGTTGTTACATTTGACCATCTTATTtcttacattttaaaaatttttctaCCCACGACCACACCCCAAAAAGGGGGGGAAGGTAAAGAAATCCGGTTCCTCCCCTGATGAGCCAATGGGATTGCAAATATAGCATACCTTGGGTGGAAGGGAACCTTCGACATCTTCAACACGGCGTCTGAGCATAAAAGGCTCCAATATTTGATGAAGTCGGTGGATAATGATAACTTTCTTTTCAGTCTCAAGCCAGTCATCATCTGCATTATGTGTAGGACCTTCCTTTTGAAATGGTTGTGAAAACCAATCATGGAATGCTTTCCGATTATCAAACACTTCAGGAAGAAGTAGATTTAAGAGTGACCAAAGTTCCTTTAAATCATTCTGCAAAATCAAAAGCACTTGGCACTCAGTTAAACACATTGAGTATCTTTAAGCACCAATCGCAAATAAACATTAATTGAGAGCTATCTTAACAGACCTGTAAAGGCGTCCCTGTAAGAAGCAAGCGCCTCTGGCAACGATATCTATCAAGGTCACGGGCCAAAACTGATTCTCTGTCTTTCATTCTTTGTGCTTCATCAATTATGATATACTTCCAATCAACTTTTGACAGTTTTGAGCGGTCATACATGATGAACTCATAAGTTGTCACAAGGACATTAAATTTCAGGGCAGCGACCTCCTATAGAAAGCACCGTAGAGTAAAATTCAGTTCCTTCACAAAATCTCCGGTATTGGGAAAAAATGCAAATATGTGCCACTAACCTGAGAAAACAACCTTGACCGTTGATCCTTTGCACCAACATAATAAATGCATGATACAGATGGCAGCCACTTATGCAACTCACTCTGCCACATGGACATAGTTAGCCACTTTTGGAAGTACTGGGAATAGTCAGACCACGCAATGAAAAGAAACTAACCTTCCAATTCACCAATACAGCATTAGGGACAATTATAAGATGAGGGCCATAGTTCCCTTTAAATTCCATCAAATAAGCTATCAGTGCCATCACCTGCagaggaaataaaataattagaaatgcCAACTAAGATTCAATATGCTgccttaaaatattatagttaaTTCTCCTTATAACAAAAGCAAAGcacttatttataaatttactcTAGTATCTGTCACactatttaaaaagaaaaagctccGCATCCACAGAAGAGTCTCTCATGTATGAACTAATAGACCCTGACGTAAGTATGCACTCAAAACTAGAAATACAAGAGATTTCCTCTGTCTCCTTTAGGGAGGATTTCAACCTCAGATCCTAACAAAAAATCACCTGCACAGTCTTCCCAAGCCCCATCTCATCTGCCAATATTccatttaatttgttgttaTACAAAGAAAGCATCCACTGCAATCCAACCTGCCAAACACGACACAATAACAGCTCAAAAAACTAGATGGCAACAAAAGATAACACAACAGAAAGCAAACAcctgcaaaaaataaaataaaataaaataaaatctccaACAGCAACCTACAATCTGATAATCTCGTAAGGTTCCGGCTCGTAACATTGAGGGTTGCCTCATGACCCTTTCGTTCACAGCATGAGCAAGACTATAATACCTGTTGACAGCCACAATGAAAACATAAGGAATAGCTAAATATGAAACCATTATAAGCAGCATACGATCTTTACGTACAATAACATAGCTGACTGTGCAGATAAAAGATAAACCAATTCTGAGTGCATTTACGACAAGCTGACAACTATCAAACTGGAGAGTAGAGAGGATAATTGCATAAATTTCACGGGTGGGACAAAATCTCCATTGAATGAAGCCAACAGCTCTATTggcatttcacaataaaaaagCACGTTTCTTTTTCTCCGTTCTAAATGTTTCTTTTATATAAAGACTTACATTTATGAGCGTATTATCCAATAATAACTTACTTGTTAACGGATGAACCATCCCTGGGGGCATTCATTTCCAGAAATCTATTTCTGATCATCACTTCCTCACCAGCACAAGCTGCTGCCGACCTAACCTCTTCTTCAGAAAGACCCTATTTTGACCAGATAGAAACAAAGTGAGATTTGCTAATATAtaggaaacaaattaaaatcttcacTTCTGTGAAGAACTCTAAAAACTATAGAAAACCCTGCATAAAGTGTACACCTAACATGAGACaggaaaaggaagaaaaatgcCACAAACCAACAAAATTATCAGACTGTATCCCAATCAAGCTGgatgaaaaatattgaataaacaaatgaaataacataaataaaaccCAATGCAAAGGTAGCATGCGTTGTGTGTATACAAGAGTATATTGTATGTATTCATTTTGCTCCCAATTTCATGGCTTCGAAGCCTAAAAATTTTGGAGAAATGGGGGATGAGAGGAAAGGGGTGACTTGTagggagagggagagggagagaagggaaaaaaacacATGCCTGCAATcttgcagcagcagcagcagcatttGCTGCCTCTTCAACTTCCTGCTGATTCTTGGCAGCGGTTATTTTACTTCCCAGTTTATAAAGATATTCTTCAGTCTGAGTCAAGAATGACGAGAGGACTGCATATCTTTCTGCAGCATCACCCGGGATACTAGTCTGCTGCTCTAGCAACATCTCCCTATACCTCTCAACATCATTATTCTTCAAGGCTTCCATCCTTTTGTTCCGATCATCATCCTTTCTCTTCGAGAACTCCCTCAAAATTCTCTCATGGTATTTGGCAACTCCCCGATTCCGGGCAGTCCGTGCATCACGGATGGCCCAATGAGCCTCAAGAAGCTTTTTACGCCACTGTGAGATGGATTTTAATTGCTTCTCTCTCATGGCCTTCTGAGATGTTTGTACTTGTCTCATCAGTTCAACACGCTGACGCTCACACAGCCGGACAAACTTCCTATATTGTCTGTCAGGCATTGCCATAATCTCCTGCTGTTGTTGGTCAACTTCATCCCTTAAACGTGACTGTAGATCTAAAAGTCTAAGctttttttgttcaatctgCAACCGCAGAACAAGATCTGGCCtgattctttttctctctaaatTAACTGCCAATATGCCACTaatcttcttcaaattttctGATCTTTTCTTTTGGAGAACTTCCAAGCCTTCCTCAGAAAGTAGATCTTTGACATCATATGCCAATGTTAgattattactactattaaCCATTGCTGTCGACCCAACAGAGTCATGTTTTCTAgtgaaaaagggaaaatcaaATAGTGGTCCATGATACTTTCTGGCAGCGCCAACATCTTTTGGCTGGAGGGCAGTAGTTGCTTGTGCTGGCTTCTTAACTTGAACTGCGTCACATGCAGAAACCTGAGGTGCAACAGACTTTCCTCTATCAGCTGGGAAATCACTTTGTTGTTGAGTTCGCAGAAGACCACATTCTACTTCCTGGTCTGACTTAACTGAAGATACAGGGGCCTGCTGCTCTTCTTTTCCTGGTACTACCACAGGTGCAGGTTCCTTTGTCACAGCCGACATACCCTGCCCAACTGGTGACACAGCTGCTTTATCATCCCCAGCATAAGCTTCTTCTTTTGGTAA encodes:
- the LOC127900532 gene encoding ubiquitin-conjugating enzyme E2 5-like gives rise to the protein MSSPSKRREMDLMKLMMSDYKVEMINDGIQEFYVHFQGPNESPYHGGVWRIRVELPDAYPYKSPSIGFVNKIYHPNIDEMSGSVCLDVINQTWSPMFDLVNVFEVFLPQLLLYPNPSDPLNGDAAALLMRDRAAYEQRVKEYREKYAKAEDIEAAPDENSSDEEMSEDEYNSSDDAMAGKADP